Proteins encoded together in one Papaver somniferum cultivar HN1 unplaced genomic scaffold, ASM357369v1 unplaced-scaffold_117, whole genome shotgun sequence window:
- the LOC113329397 gene encoding transcription factor bHLH153-like, translating to MMTTEHKRRPESSSLLDHGTLISNTATKRHKSESSISAKERKEKIGERIVALQQLVSPFGKTDTASVLTEAMEYISFLQDQVKVLSAPYLQNNTTAKNQESQLYSLRNRGLCLMPISCTLSVARSNGADLWAPIKGSFPKL from the exons ATGATGACAACAGAACATAAAAGGAGACCTGAATCATCATCACTGCTTGATCATGGAACACTTATTAGTAACACAGCAACAAAGCGTCACAAATCTGAGAGCTCTATCTCAGCTAAG GAAAGGAAAGAAAAGATTGGTGAGAGAATTGTAGCTTTGCAACAACTAGTTTCTCCTTTCGGAAAG ACGGATACAGCATCTGTTCTTACGGAGGCAATGGAATACATCAGTTTTCTCCAAGATCAAGTCAAG GTCTTGAGTGCTCCGTACCTCCAAAATAATACAACAGCAAAGAATCAG GAATCACAACTTTATAGCCTAAGAAACCGCGGACTTTGTCTAATGCCAATATCTTGCACTCTGAGTGTTGCTCGTAGTAATGGTGCAGATCTCTGGGCACCCATTAAAGGTAGTTTCCCAAAGTTGTAG